A portion of the Fusobacterium nucleatum genome contains these proteins:
- a CDS encoding GNAT family N-acetyltransferase → MLKGKKVGLSAIEEADLKVLLDWRNKSEYRQYFREYRELNMSQQKEWFFSKVIKDDSTLMFGIIELETNKLIGVCGLCYINWVNGNADLSLYIGKNDCYIDDTGLAEESCEILFKYAFTELRLNRIWTEIYTIDEKKIALYKKLGMNIDGTLRESYFYNGKFMDSYIFSILKKEFLL, encoded by the coding sequence ATGCTAAAAGGAAAAAAAGTAGGACTTTCTGCTATAGAAGAAGCTGATTTAAAAGTTTTATTAGATTGGAGAAATAAATCAGAGTATAGACAATATTTTAGAGAATATAGAGAACTTAATATGTCTCAACAAAAAGAATGGTTTTTTTCGAAAGTTATTAAGGATGACTCAACTTTAATGTTTGGGATTATTGAGTTAGAAACTAATAAACTAATAGGAGTTTGTGGGTTATGTTATATTAATTGGGTAAATGGAAATGCTGATTTATCTCTTTATATAGGAAAAAATGATTGTTATATTGATGATACTGGTCTTGCTGAAGAAAGTTGTGAAATTTTATTTAAATATGCTTTCACTGAATTGAGACTTAATAGAATATGGACAGAAATTTACACTATAGATGAAAAGAAAATAGCACTATATAAAAAATTGGGAATGAATATTGATGGAACCTTAAGAGAAAGTTATTTTTATAATGGAAAATTCATGGATTCCTATATTTTTTCTATATTAAAAAAAGAATTTTTATTATAA